Proteins from a genomic interval of Antedon mediterranea chromosome 5, ecAntMedi1.1, whole genome shotgun sequence:
- the LOC140050253 gene encoding polypeptide N-acetylgalactosaminyltransferase 10-like, giving the protein MRFRPKCIVKYAGMAVLLLMIGPFLLKVGFNSEEKEKSADNVFNVREAANIVDDVIKDPKEHIRTSDRNIKVLNYGDNIRIDWHNYTQIEADKHREGPGEHGIPIKLNAEMKKTEHQDFSANGFNLRVSDMVSLDRAIPDIRDPRCKELKYLSKLPTTSVIIPFHNEAMSTLKRTVHSIMNRSPPQLLHEIILVDDFSDKLFLKGPLDKYMTGFPKVKILRNVQREGLIRTRLAGAMAATGDVILILDSHCEVNVNWLPPLLERIALNKKRIVCPMIDVIGNDDWHYETQAGDAMRGAFDWELYYKRIPINEEERLRRVHNSEPFRTPIMAGGLFAVDRKYFLDELGGYDKGLDVWGGEQYDISFKIWMCGGEMEDVPCSRVGHVYRKFMSYSVPGGGGVINKNLMRVIETWMDDWKQYFYDRRPYLKGKSFGDITDQLNLKKRLNCHNFTWFMENIAPDILKYYPPVEPKNAAEGQVRSVASDMCLTVNMGRKSEFQLEKCFKSPSPRSGRQFFAVTWHDDLRLGSTKLQKCVDYPFGHEGGEPILFPCHGSGGNQLWVYNEEHQLLYHKMSRHCLDSSTTSKPSIFLSKCSKTKPSQKWIFETIDHNLLQKLNQKYPIMIAS; this is encoded by the exons ATGCGTTTCCGTCCTAAATGCATTGTAAAGTATGCTGGGATGGCGGTGCTCTTACTTATGATTGGTCCATTCTTGCTCAAAGTTGGTTTCAACTCTGAAGAAAAGGAAAAGTCTGCTGACAACGTATTCAATGTACGCGAAGCAGCAAATATCGTGGATGATGTCATCAAAGATCCGAAG gAGCATATAAGAACCAGTGATAGAAATATAAAAGTATTAAACTATGGAGATAATATAAGAATTGATTGGCATAATTACACACAGATAGAAGCTGATAAACATAGAGAAG GACCAGGTGAACATGGGATTCCAATTAAATTGAACGCAGAAATGAAGAAGACAGAACATCAAGACTTTTCTGCTAATGGATTCAACCTCCGTGTCAGCGATATGGTGTCATTGGACCGTGCCATTCCTGATATCAGGGATCCCAG ATGTAAAGAGCTGAAATATTTATCCAAGCTGCCAACAACTAGCGTTATAATTCCATTTCACAACGAGGCCATGTCAACACTAAAGCGTACCGTACACAGTATCATGAATCGTTCACCTCCGCAGCTACTGCACGAGATAATATTGGTCGATGACTTTAGTGATAAAC tatttttaaaagGACCTTTGGACAAGTACATGACCGGCTTTCCTAAGGTCAAGATTTTAAGAAACGTACAACGCGAAGGGTTGATTCGTACACGTCTAGCCGGTGCCATGGCAGCAACTGGTGATGTCATACTAATCCTCGATTCACACTGTGAGGTCAATGTAAATTGGTTGCCACCATTACTAG AACGTATTGCGTTGAATAAAAAACGAATAGTGTGCCCGATGATAGATGTGATTGGGAACGATGACTGGCATTACGAGACGCAAGCAGGGGACGCAATGCGCGGGGCGTTTGATTGGGAACTCTACTACAAAAGGATACCAATAAACGAAGAAGAACGTCTTCGAAGGGTTCATAATAGTGAGCCATTCAG GACTCCAATAATGGCCGGAGGTTTATTTGCCGTTGATAGAAAATATTTCCTGGATGAATTAGGAGGCTATGATAAAGGATTGGATGTATGGGGCGGTGAGCAGTATGACATATCATTCAAG aTCTGGATGTGTGGAGGGGAGATGGAAGATGTTCCTTGCTCTCGTGTGGGTCATGTCTATCGTAAATTTATGTCGTATTCTGTTCCGGGTGGAGGTGGCGTCATTAATAAG AATTTAATGCGAGTTATTGAGACGTGGATGGACGATTGGAAGCAGTATTTCTATGACCGTAGACCTTACCTTAAAGGAAAAAGTTTTGGTGATATCACAGACCAGTTAAATTTAAAGAAACGATTAAATTGTCATAATTTTACTTGGTTTATGGAAAATATTGCACCAGATATTCTGAAGTACTACCCACCAGTGGAGCCAAAGAACGCAGCGGAGGGCCAG GTGCGCTCTGTGGCCTCTGACATGTGCCTTACTGTCAATATGGGTAGGAAATCTGAATTTCaattagaaaaatgttttaaatcgCCCTCACCAAGATCCGGTAGACAG ttttttgcgGTTACTTGGCACGATGACCTGAGATTAGGGTCAACAAAATTACAGAAGTGCGTGGATTATCCATTCGGTCATGAAGGAGGAGAACCTATTCTATTCCCCTGCCACGGGAGTGGAGGAAACCAACTATGGGTTTATAATGAG GAACACCAGTTGCTGTACCATAAAATGTCACGGCATTGCTTAGACAGCAGCACAACCTCTAAACCAAGTATTTTCCTTTCAAAATGTAGTAAAACAAAACCATCGCAAAAATGGATATTTGAAACGATCGATCACAatcttttacaaaaattaaaccAGAAATATCCCATAATGATAGCAAGTTAG